The following are from one region of the Yoonia sp. R2331 genome:
- a CDS encoding cupredoxin family copper-binding protein, with translation MTMITRRAALRLAASAAALPVLATAANAASHAAHETHTVTIQNMAFTPANLSIKAGDSVTFVNMDNMRHSATDLNKAWDTGLLANGQSATITFNAAGSFNYRCTPHGNMRGSITIS, from the coding sequence ATGACTATGATCACACGCCGCGCAGCCTTGCGCCTTGCTGCCTCTGCCGCCGCCCTGCCCGTTCTGGCAACAGCGGCAAACGCGGCCAGCCATGCCGCCCATGAAACCCACACCGTGACGATCCAGAACATGGCCTTCACGCCTGCCAATCTGTCGATCAAAGCGGGTGACAGTGTGACCTTCGTCAACATGGATAACATGCGCCATTCCGCCACTGACCTGAACAAGGCCTGGGACACCGGCCTGCTGGCCAATGGTCAATCCGCCACGATCACCTTCAACGCCGCTGGCAGCTTCAACTACCGCTGCACCCCGCATGGCAACATGCGCGGGTCGATCACGATCAGCTAA
- a CDS encoding VPLPA-CTERM sorting domain-containing protein: MLKSIFFSAVAIFPFVATQSNAASLTYGAFVSSNGPDMLSPAVTVNDNTAGFFEITVSHNGSSDGHLNLIAFDLGSAVVGASDISGVNNDGTAISYNSSCNNTNNQVSTGEYCFGTTVPVGGNSNGLNPFPTVDFDFALAFFNNDAIADNGSTLTFLVSDQGGTIALTDFAKVGLRYQSANNNAGSDKLIGLPFPDGTIVGEVPLPAAGWMLIAALGGIGAMKRRKSA, translated from the coding sequence ATGTTGAAATCTATATTTTTTTCCGCCGTGGCGATTTTTCCGTTTGTGGCGACTCAATCCAATGCAGCTTCGTTGACTTATGGCGCGTTTGTGTCGTCGAACGGCCCGGACATGCTTTCGCCGGCCGTGACAGTCAACGATAACACGGCAGGTTTCTTTGAAATTACCGTGTCGCACAACGGCTCGTCCGATGGTCATCTGAATCTGATTGCTTTCGATCTTGGCTCAGCAGTGGTCGGCGCATCGGACATCTCAGGTGTCAATAACGATGGCACCGCGATCAGTTACAATTCGAGCTGTAACAACACCAACAATCAGGTCAGCACCGGAGAGTATTGCTTTGGAACAACTGTTCCGGTCGGTGGTAACAGCAATGGACTGAATCCGTTCCCGACAGTTGATTTCGATTTCGCCCTCGCCTTTTTCAACAACGATGCGATTGCAGACAATGGATCGACATTAACCTTTCTGGTCTCGGATCAGGGCGGAACGATCGCGCTGACGGATTTTGCAAAGGTCGGTCTGCGTTATCAGTCGGCGAACAATAACGCCGGGAGTGATAAACTTATAGGTCTCCCGTTCCCTGACGGCACCATCGTTGGCGAAGTCCCACTGCCTGCGGCTGGCTGGATGTTGATCGCTGCCTTGGGCGGGATCGGTGCCATGAAGCGGCGCAAGTCGGCCTAA